A part of Cannabis sativa cultivar Pink pepper isolate KNU-18-1 chromosome 6, ASM2916894v1, whole genome shotgun sequence genomic DNA contains:
- the LOC115725721 gene encoding peroxidase 45, translating into MGSPRSSILALSAIVLVLALFVAAATAQSKLSNDFYKNSCPNVESLVRSAVNNKFRQTFVTAPATLRLFFHDCFVRGCDASVMLSSPNGNAEKDHPDNLSLAGDGFDTVIKAKAAVDRDSRCRNKVSCADILALATRDVVVLTGGQSYKVELGRRDGRISSKSSVQNQLPHPNFNLNQLNSMFASHGLTQKDMIALSGAHSIGFSHCSKMSNRIYNFSPKTGRTIDPTLNRNYALQLRQMCPRNVDPRIAINMDPTTPRTFDNAYYKNLQQGKGLFTSDQILFTDNRSKSVVNSFASSPAAFNKAFAEAMTKLGRVGVLTGKQGEIRKDCTRPN; encoded by the exons ATGGGAAGTCCTCGAAGCTCGATTCTTGCTCTTTCAGCCATTGTTCTTGTTCTGGCGTTGTTCGTGGCAGCAGCTACTGCTCAATCAAAGCTTAGCAATGACTTCTACAAAAACTCATGTCCAAATGTGGAATCTTTAGTCCGATCGGCCGTCAACAACAAATTCCGACAGACATTTGTCACTGCTCCAGCCACCCTTCGACTCTTTTTCCACGACTGCTTTGTTCGG GGGTGTGATGCTTCGGTTATGCTGTCATCACCAAATGGAAACGCAGAGAAGGATCACCCAGACAATCTTTCTCTAGCTGGAGATGGTTTTGACACTGTCATTAAAGCCAAGGCAGCTGTTGACAGAGACTCTCGTTGCAGGAACAAAGTCTCATGCGCTGATATCCTAGCTCTTGCCACCAGAGATGTCGTCGTCCTG ACTGGGGGGCAATCTTACAAAGTGGAATTGGGAAGAAGAGATGGGAGAATTTCTTCTAAGTCCAGCGTACAAAATCAGCTTCCTCACCCAAACTTTAACTTGAACCAACTCAACTCCATGTTTGCATCTCATGGTCTTACCCAAAAAGATATGATTGCTTTATCAG GTGCCCACTCAATTGGTTTCTCACACTGTAGTAAAatgtcgaaccgaatttacaacTTCAGCCCGAAAACTGGGAGAACTATTGACCCAACACTCAACAGAAATTACGCTTTACAACTGAGACAAATGTGCCCTAGAAATGTGGACCCTAGAATCGCCATTAACATGGACCCCACAACCCCAAGGACGTTCGATAATGCTTACTACAAAAACCTTCAGCAAGGAAAAGGGCTCTTCACTTCTGATCAAATTTTGTTTACAGACAACAGATCAAAGTCTGTTGTAAACAGCTTCGCTTCCAGCCCTGCAGCCTTCAACAAGGCCTTCGCTGAAGCCATGACCAAGCTTGGTAGAGTTGGCGTTCTTACTGGCAAACAAGGCGAAATTCGAAAGGATTGCACCCGTCCCAACTAG